The window TGTGCGCGGCGGTGGTGGGTGAGCTGCGGGCCGGGCACGAGCCTGGGCAGGCGCTGTTGGCCGCCGTGCGCGGCACCGGCGCGATGGGTGCCGCGGAGGCCGCCGTGTCGGCTGCTGCACGGTTCGGCGGCGATGTGCCGGCGGCGCTCGGGCAGGCGGCGCGTGAGCCGGGCCTGCAAGGGCTCGCCGGGGTGGCGGCGTGCTGGCGGGTTGCGGTGGACGGAGGGGCCGGGCTGGCGGCCGGTCTGGCCCGTTTGGAGGGAGCGCTGCGGGCCGAGCGGCGCCGGCGGGAGGAGTTACGGGCGCAGCTGGCGGGTGCCTGGTCGACGGTGGCCGTGCTGGCGCTGCTGCCGGTGCTGGGTCTGGGGCTGGGCGCGGCGCTCGGGGCCGACCCGTTGCGGGTGCTCCTGCACGGTCCGGCCGGGTTGGTGTGCCTGGCGGTCGGCGGCCTGCTGGAGACGGCCGGTCTTCTCTGGGCCGGCCGGATCGTGCGGGCGGGGGAAGCCGCGTGAGCCGGGTGGCAGGCGAGGTTGTGCACCTTGTCCACGGGGTGGGTCTGCTGGGGGTGGTCCTGGGCGCGGTCGCGTATCCGGCTCTCGCCCTGGCCGGACGGCGGCGGGAGCGGGCGGTGCTTCGCCGGGGCGCGTTGCTGCTGGCGGTCGACCCAGGGAAGCGGCGGCACAGGTGGTCGGTGGGCGGGGCCCGGGTCAGGGATCTGGCCGCGCCGCTGGGCGCTGTGGTGACCGGCTGGATTCTGGTCGGTGGTCCGGTGGGGTGCGCGGCCGGACTGGCGGCCGCCTACGGCACCTGGCGGTGGCAGCGGACGCGCCATCGGAGCAGACCAGGTGTGCCCGCGGCGGAGCTGGCGGAGACCGCACAACAGCTCCCGCTGGCAGCCGATCTGCTGGCGGCCTGCATCTCAGCCGGAGCCGGGCCGTGTGAGGCGGCCGAGGCGGTGGGGGAGTCGCTCGGCGGTCCGGTCGGCGAACGGCTGGCGCGGACGGCGGCGGAGATCCGGCTGGGCGGCGAACCGGCCGTCTCC is drawn from Streptomyces sp. NBC_01717 and contains these coding sequences:
- a CDS encoding type II secretion system F family protein, with amino-acid sequence MTGGSSAGAAEYATFTMAVCAGAAAWLAAGQDQGPRRAGVLFVDGVGEPGPRSCWERGLERCGGMFRGRREWLCLPVALVLAVLGESLLPVVAGVVAVPLVRRWLSKRAGRRERERRADAVVALCAAVVGELRAGHEPGQALLAAVRGTGAMGAAEAAVSAAARFGGDVPAALGQAAREPGLQGLAGVAACWRVAVDGGAGLAAGLARLEGALRAERRRREELRAQLAGAWSTVAVLALLPVLGLGLGAALGADPLRVLLHGPAGLVCLAVGGLLETAGLLWAGRIVRAGEAA
- a CDS encoding type II secretion system F family protein, yielding MSRVAGEVVHLVHGVGLLGVVLGAVAYPALALAGRRRERAVLRRGALLLAVDPGKRRHRWSVGGARVRDLAAPLGAVVTGWILVGGPVGCAAGLAAAYGTWRWQRTRHRSRPGVPAAELAETAQQLPLAADLLAACISAGAGPCEAAEAVGESLGGPVGERLARTAAEIRLGGEPAVSWGRFGEIPGAGALARCLERAGSTGAPAAEPVSRLAEAMRAERSSAAVARAQRAGVLITAPVGLCFLPAFLAVGVAPVVIGLATGLLHTG